Within Vespa velutina chromosome 8, iVesVel2.1, whole genome shotgun sequence, the genomic segment GCCAGTTTGTactttaaaatgtattttctttatgtttttcttttttttaatacttcgaaataagagaaaaatttcaaatgacgAATTTTAAGTGATTTATCCTATATATGTGCagacatacacgcacacacgcatacacgcatAACACGcatacgttttctctctcttttttctctttttcttttttttttatgtatatatatatatatattatacatatatatatatatatatatatatatatacatatatatatatatatatataatgttcatatattataatataatcattctGTAGATTTAAAAGTTACTTATAATGCAAGTTCAATAATATACAACGATCCAATTTTATCGTAAGCTCCATTAACGATCGTTCAATTTCAAGTGTCCTTCGTTCTGTTACTTTTGATCCTCTTTGACAATAGCGACGCGGAATAATTTGTTCATTCCAAGTGATCGCCCCCGccgttttttgttcttattttcattttgacttataaagaaaaaggagctCATTTATTAGCAAGAGGAGTGAAACGAtgacttttataatatctacatattgattgtaaatatataatcttttgttggttaagagaaaaaaaacaaaaattaagaaaaaaaaacaaaaagaaaacaaaagagtcacaaaataaaaaattacatatgtatatatatgtatttatatatatatatatatatatatatatatgtatatatatatgtataaatatatatatatatatatataaaaagaaatttcaataatgTAATTTCTGATCGACATAATATGCGTGTCTTTATCGTAACTCGTATGCAGATATATATGAATCTTCGCGTTTAAAAATGCGAATGGACTTTTAAATATCACACTCCCCCAGGCGAACGTAGCTAACGAATTTGTACATTAATTagttttcttattattgtcatggtatatataatatcttgttaataaaaatactaaaatattatgtatatcatatcttatagtatatatatatttgtgtactGTGTTtgctatatgtatgtatatagtgtatgtgttatatatatatatatatatatatatatatatatatatacatatatatatatatgtgtacatatatatacacatacaactttatgtgcgtatatgtgtatgtgtatgtgttatgtgtatagagagagattatTGCATTATGCATTTTTGGTACCGTTACGTTATCTTATTTAGCGTATTCGCCGATACGCACATTCATTGGCAATTTTTCcctatatatcattaaatttggTTGCGTATCGAACGATTTTGCTGAGAACTTGGAAAAGCTCAAGTACATAACGATCCAACCCAAACAAGGGATGGTATCGTTCTCTCCTCGTGGCACGATTACAACGAACAGGAATACGAGAATAAGAGTTTCtcgtgaaatattaaaaataatttggcaaaacaaaaatcaaaataaacgaaaggaaaCGTAGTACAATgactttcctttctttgcGTTGATTtgattgaagagaaaaaaaaaataataacaataaaaaaaaaaaaaaaaaaaaaaaaaaaaataaaaaaaaaagaaacacatcGATGGATGTAATACttgattaattagaaattttaaatgCGATTTTTCTGTTTGAATGGAGTAAGAACCGTACGTACTCGGCCAATGAAGCGGACATAGGACGAAGAACGCTCGAAAATTTACTCTCTGTATGGTTTACAGTAAGAGTAACGGTGATTCATATGTTGGCTGTAGGAGCCGGAGTGAGAAAAGCGTTTGAGGCACTTAGAGCACTGAAATGGTTTCTCGCCACTGTGCAACCGCTTATGTTCAGTTAGATGATGTTTGTGCTTGAACGCTCTTGGACACTCCACGCATTTGTACGGCCTTTGCCctgtacaaaaaaaagaaaagaaaagaaatcaacaaTTTTATGCGATAATAAGATGTCTAATCGAACTTTAAGATTGGCCGTTATTTATTCGGgtcagtatttataataaaatatcagtaCGTAATATAAATGACGCAATCATGACACACAAACATGACGTAACCCTGacacttaattatttataccgaccaaaatattcatatatatttatcattacaaAATACTTaccgttaattaataataattaatactgaTCAAGTATATAGAAGCGTTTAAGattttacatatttctaataatgttttcttaaaatgaaatttgtgtattgattttttatatatcgtttgatAATTCGCATAAAAGCGGATATATCTATGTAGgtacaaagatattttttaaagtcaATAAACTTACCGGAATGTTCATACTTGTGTCTCGCGAGAGAACTATGTTTTGAAAAAGTCTTGTCGCAACGATCACAAAAATAAAGTCCTTGTTCAGTATCTGCTGTGGTAGGCGGTTCGATTTGAACTGGATtttcgttctccttttttGCGTTCCCATGATTTTGattctaaaaagaaagaaattttaattttgtgcATTGTAatgtaaatttcattattaattcagAATTCGTGATaacaattttgtaaatatgatCGAAACGTTAAGTCATtagatgatataaaataaataaatatttctacgttCTTTGTCGTATAAAATAtcgttcaatatattttaattaattaaaatgtttgttataataaatacgatattatttttaaaataataatatttcaatatctttgaaattttattttataaaacatctTCAAGTCTAACAAAaggtttttataaaatttcaacgatcAAATAAATTTGGCTATatgtatcaaataaaattaggtagacattttgaaaattttcaaggaattaatgaaataattgaaatatttacgaacGATGTACATCATCcgtgtataaaattttgttagaTTTGATTTAGCCAATACGCACATACATCACGACTTGTATGATTGATTTGAAaacagaaatgaaaaaaaattctattataatcgtaattaagaaaaaaaagccatAAGATAAATACCTTTTGCGAGACGTCGACCGTGGAAGGCGTACGTTTCGTATCGATAGAATCGGTAATTTCTTCGTCTATAACAAGAGGCGAATCCTCGAGATCGTCCGTATCTTGATTTGGAACAGTAGAATTATTATCCTCTTTCTGTTCGCAAGGCGAAGAAACGTTTCTATTGGAGGTATCAACATCTTTGACGAGCGATATCGTAAGGACatctttctttgataaatcCAAAGGTTGTTCTATCGTAGTTTGATTAGTTGGATTTGAAAGAGGTAACAATGCTGGTATCTTCGATTCTCTGCGATCTCTGGCACGAGAATTTTGAAACCAAACCTAACAGAACGATGGTATTAGTTTaatgaggataaaaaaaagaaaaaaaaaaaaaaaaaaaaaaaaagaaggaaaaaaaaattgaataataaataaatatataaaagtgataaagatagatatatatatttgataaaaataaatatttacctgGACGACACGAGTTggaaaattaatgtaattcgCTATCATAataatctcttctttctttggtCTAGGATTAATAGCGTAATAACCTTTGAGAACAGCCAATTGTTCGTCGTCTATCAATGACCTCGCCCTCACTCTCCTACCATTTTCTGTATGCGTTTGATTTCCATCTTCTTCGTCATCGGAATCCGGCTCGGAACTATCCTCGGCTTTCCTCTTGGAAGTTAACCTGGCAATACCATGGGGCTGATTAGCATCTTCAAGTTTAGCAGCCAAACCTTCGCTTTGTGAATCGTACTGATCCGTTACTGACCAATCAGGATAATGAGTCATCTCGCTCGATACTTCGCTATCCTGGTCCTATACAACAAAGTtacgataaatttatcaatatgtgtcgaaacataatataaaaatacaaataaattatatccatggaaatgattgaaataaatttcaacatCTGCTTTAATATGAATACCTAGgatggtattttttttttccttctttaaagatatcgacaataaaaaaagtaaatacctataatatgatatattcatatcaaatataatattataaaaataattattataagtaaataatataatgattaatataaaaataatataatattataatctcatattataaaaaaaagaaaagaaaagaaacaaaagaaaatatttatgatatgatGTATTCATGAATCAttcaaatttgaaatatataaatatatgtatatgatgtagctattaaataatcattatttcaatagtcatttcattttaaacaTTACATACTTGATAATCGTCATCGAATTCTCGTTTCATAGTGGCCGGTGAGGTagacaatttttttacattcgctTCTAATAATTGCTTCGTAACAGAGGTATTGACAGTCTCCAAAATACGTCGTACAACATCCAAGCCCTGCGATTCAATCGGGGCAGGTGATTCCTTCCCTTCAGTACCTTCCGTACCCTCTGAATCCGCTGTCGATGGGCTCATCGTTTCTCGATGATTTTCAAATTGTTCGGCGACTTCATCGAGTCGCTTGGAATGCAGttgatttaatatctttccCAATGAGGATTGAAGGAAGTAACTACTAAAGCCCATCATTTGGGGTAGAAGGCTTGGTACATCGTAAATACctataaatgcaaaaaaaaaaaaaaaagaaagtgttatttgaaattgaataattttttattcattgagAAAACAGATACGGTTTTAAGATTTCTGACaaagtgaaaaatttatatatgctatatgcggtatatcgataaataaataaatagtgtTTTGTGGCAGTgataaaaaatgcaaaaattaatttctcagaaaattttccatcgaataattttatatacaataaaaaaaaagaataaaaaaaaagaaagaaaagagaaaaaaacaacaacaacaatcaaatatatttcacaAATCTAATCgtcttataaaaattctatatatataattaaaatcgatcattCCTTCTAATGCTGATTATATTTCTGTACAAGTTATATCTATTTAAGAATTTATGCAATCATAAAATTCAACATTaaaaaagatctttctttGGACAAACGTAACAATCttgtaaataacaatttacAAGATACACATAATACAACCCCATatcaaatagatatatacatattaagtttttgataaaatagctaataaacaatttgtaattttttttctttttatcgctcTTATAACAAATGACGATTTTCTCAAATCtgcgtaaaaatttattcaatattaaatatcgtttaaattcttttattgtgCGTAATAtctcatattaatatatgtgcGATTACCTCCGCCTTCTCGTATTTCTTGATAATCTGAAGGAGAAAGCTTTGGCAGTATCGGTAAAAAAGTATTGTTGTTCGCCGCAAGAAGTGTATCTTCACGTCGTCCAGGAACCGATTGCGTTGGGGTTTTCTTCGAGCATTTATCAACATTACTTATACTGCTTTGTCTcgatttcttcaaatttacGATTAAGCACTTTTTGGAAGTCATATGACTTGAATAAGAGCCAGAATGTGAAAATCTTTTTCCGCAGTTGTTACATTGAAATGGTTTTTCACCGCTGTGTATACGAAGATGTTcctaaataatatgaaaagatTAAGTCGAAAGAAAAGTTCGTAGAAACGATCGTGTTCGCGTACCTTAAGGTGATGTTTAAATTTGAAAGCTTTCTCACAGTGGGGACATTTAAATTTTCGAAGTACTGCACTTTCGTCATGGCTGATCATATGCCTTTGTAATCGATAGACGTTAGCGAAAGTCTTATTACATACTTTGCATGACTGTAACGAaaggtaaataaatttgttaatgtaACAAACCGTGAAatacatgaatataaataagagaaatttcaCTTATTTATAGCTTACAACTTGAGAAAATTGAGCGTTTGGATCATTTTTGTCGACCGAGTAAAGCGTCTTGTGAGCGTCCTCGATATGAAGTTGAA encodes:
- the LOC124950860 gene encoding zinc finger protein 1 isoform X2, with protein sequence MSMTLVRNTYKDCSEDEAGGADVATTVTTATEGCTAEATSAVLDEDGGGGGGGGGGGGGGGGGGGGSGGGGVDGGGGGGGGGGGGGGGGGGDDNEGGSTVKRGNGQTCSHCGILFRDAHVLQLHIEDAHKTLYSVDKNDPNAQFSQVSCKVCNKTFANVYRLQRHMISHDESAVLRKFKCPHCEKAFKFKHHLKEHLRIHSGEKPFQCNNCGKRFSHSGSYSSHMTSKKCLIVNLKKSRQSSISNVDKCSKKTPTQSVPGRREDTLLAANNNTFLPILPKLSPSDYQEIREGGGIYDVPSLLPQMMGFSSYFLQSSLGKILNQLHSKRLDEVAEQFENHRETMSPSTADSEGTEGTEGKESPAPIESQGLDVVRRILETVNTSVTKQLLEANVKKLSTSPATMKREFDDDYQDQDSEVSSEMTHYPDWLTSKRKAEDSSEPDSDDEEDGNQTHTENGRRVRARSLIDDEQLAVLKGYYAINPRPKKEEIIMIANYINFPTRVVQVWFQNSRARDRRESKIPALLPLSNPTNQTTIEQPLDLSKKDVLTISLVKDVDTSNRNVSSPCEQKEDNNSTVPNQDTDDLEDSPLVIDEEITDSIDTKRTPSTVDVSQKNQNHGNAKKENENPVQIEPPTTADTEQGLYFCDRCDKTFSKHSSLARHKYEHSGQRPYKCVECPRAFKHKHHLTEHKRLHSGEKPFQCSKCLKRFSHSGSYSQHMNHRYSYCKPYRE
- the LOC124950860 gene encoding zinc finger protein 1 isoform X1; translation: MSMTLVRNTYKDCSEDEAGGADVATTVTTATEGCTAEATSAVLDEDGGGGGGGGGGGGGGGGGGGGSGGGGVDGGGGGGGGGGGGGGGGGGDDNEGGSTVKRGNGQTCSHCGILFRDAHVLQLHIEDAHKTLYSVDKNDPNAQFSQVSCKVCNKTFANVYRLQRHMISHDESAVLRKFKCPHCEKAFKFKHHLKEHLRIHSGEKPFQCNNCGKRFSHSGSYSSHMTSKKCLIVNLKKSRQSSISNVDKCSKKTPTQSVPGRREDTLLAANNNTFLPILPKLSPSDYQEIREGGGIYDVPSLLPQMMGFSSYFLQSSLGKILNQLHSKRLDEVAEQFENHRETMSPSTADSEGTEGTEGKESPAPIESQGLDVVRRILETVNTSVTKQLLEANVKKLSTSPATMKREFDDDYQDQDSEVSSEMTHYPDWSVTDQYDSQSEGLAAKLEDANQPHGIARLTSKRKAEDSSEPDSDDEEDGNQTHTENGRRVRARSLIDDEQLAVLKGYYAINPRPKKEEIIMIANYINFPTRVVQVWFQNSRARDRRESKIPALLPLSNPTNQTTIEQPLDLSKKDVLTISLVKDVDTSNRNVSSPCEQKEDNNSTVPNQDTDDLEDSPLVIDEEITDSIDTKRTPSTVDVSQKNQNHGNAKKENENPVQIEPPTTADTEQGLYFCDRCDKTFSKHSSLARHKYEHSGQRPYKCVECPRAFKHKHHLTEHKRLHSGEKPFQCSKCLKRFSHSGSYSQHMNHRYSYCKPYRE